A stretch of Leucobacter aridicollis DNA encodes these proteins:
- a CDS encoding (2Fe-2S)-binding protein, protein MSAQPTDRPQGEVRATFEGEPISCSPGASVAAALIATGKRGWRETRSGGSRGLFCGIGVCFDCLVEIDGESGQRSCMIPLQEGMDVRKAQGPGAADDTARSDARDEEAGA, encoded by the coding sequence GTGAGCGCACAACCCACCGACCGGCCGCAGGGCGAGGTCCGAGCGACCTTCGAGGGCGAGCCGATCAGCTGCTCCCCGGGCGCGAGCGTCGCCGCCGCGCTTATCGCAACGGGCAAACGCGGCTGGCGCGAGACGAGAAGCGGCGGGAGCCGCGGGTTGTTTTGCGGCATTGGCGTCTGCTTCGACTGCCTCGTCGAGATTGACGGAGAGTCGGGACAGCGGTCGTGCATGATCCCGCTCCAGGAGGGCATGGACGTGCGCAAGGCACAGGGTCCCGGCGCCGCCGACGATACAGCGCGTAGCGATGCGCGCGACGAGGAGGCTGGCGCATGA
- a CDS encoding NAD(P)/FAD-dependent oxidoreductase, translated as MSAETQHTEAPVVGRGAAPAERAGHVRRAERAPHFDVAVVGAGPAGLAAAAAASDRGVRVAVIDAAEQPGGQYWRHRSEAFGAPEGGEFHHGWKQYLGLRARFDAGVAAGRITFFSATSVWMARTLAPAGVFALELAPSHGGGQSAVPSIRATSLVLATGGYDRQLPVPGWQLPGVMTAGGIQAFVKQNGMLPGSRFVIAGTGPFLLPVAANITQAGGSVAAVLESASLMGWLPRAHRAAGVPAKGVEGAGYVATFLRHRIPYRIRTVITEILGTDRVTGVRTARVRATGETIPGSEREITGVDGVGLGWGFTPQLELPVQLGVSTRVDVDGSLVGIVDENGLSSVAGLYLAGEITGVGGAPLSVLEGEIAGRSAAASALGSQSSITGAERRALARNRGFAEAMHLAHPVPAGWADRLTPETTVCRCEEVSYGELGQAHDELAADDLRTEKGLTRAGMGWCQGRVCGFAVSCLSAGAGGVGGEAIPAVEAAAQSLGQSAKRPVAQPLPLSALRDLQD; from the coding sequence ATGAGCGCGGAGACGCAGCACACCGAGGCACCCGTGGTGGGCAGGGGTGCGGCGCCCGCGGAACGCGCGGGCCACGTCCGGCGGGCCGAGCGCGCCCCACACTTCGACGTCGCGGTGGTCGGCGCTGGCCCAGCCGGCCTCGCCGCAGCCGCCGCGGCCTCCGACCGGGGCGTCCGCGTCGCCGTCATCGACGCAGCCGAGCAGCCCGGCGGCCAGTACTGGCGCCACCGGTCTGAAGCCTTTGGCGCGCCAGAGGGTGGCGAGTTCCATCACGGCTGGAAGCAGTACCTCGGCCTTCGCGCCAGGTTCGATGCGGGCGTCGCTGCCGGTCGGATCACGTTCTTCTCCGCGACGAGTGTCTGGATGGCCCGGACGCTCGCCCCCGCTGGCGTGTTCGCCCTCGAGCTCGCCCCGTCCCACGGCGGCGGTCAGAGCGCTGTCCCGTCGATTCGGGCAACCTCGCTTGTGCTCGCCACCGGCGGCTACGACAGGCAGCTCCCCGTTCCCGGTTGGCAACTGCCCGGCGTGATGACTGCCGGGGGAATCCAGGCGTTTGTGAAGCAGAACGGCATGCTGCCGGGGTCACGCTTTGTCATCGCAGGCACCGGGCCCTTCCTGCTGCCTGTCGCCGCAAACATCACCCAGGCCGGCGGCTCGGTCGCCGCCGTGCTCGAGTCAGCGTCACTCATGGGTTGGCTTCCCCGTGCACACCGCGCCGCCGGCGTTCCGGCCAAGGGTGTTGAGGGTGCAGGCTACGTCGCGACGTTCCTCAGGCACCGGATTCCGTACCGGATTCGCACCGTCATCACCGAGATCCTCGGAACGGACCGCGTGACCGGCGTTCGCACCGCTCGCGTTCGCGCGACCGGCGAGACCATCCCCGGAAGCGAGCGTGAGATCACCGGGGTCGACGGCGTCGGCCTCGGCTGGGGCTTCACGCCGCAGCTTGAGCTGCCGGTGCAGCTCGGGGTCTCCACCCGCGTCGATGTTGACGGCTCACTCGTCGGCATCGTCGATGAGAACGGTCTCTCCTCAGTAGCGGGGCTCTACCTTGCCGGTGAGATCACCGGCGTCGGCGGCGCCCCGCTCTCGGTCCTCGAGGGAGAGATCGCCGGGCGATCGGCCGCGGCCAGCGCGCTCGGCAGCCAGAGTTCGATCACCGGCGCCGAACGCCGAGCGCTCGCCCGCAACCGCGGCTTCGCCGAGGCGATGCACCTCGCGCACCCCGTACCCGCTGGCTGGGCAGACAGGCTCACCCCCGAGACCACGGTGTGCCGCTGTGAGGAGGTCTCGTACGGCGAGCTGGGCCAGGCTCACGATGAGCTTGCGGCGGACGACCTCCGCACGGAGAAGGGCCTCACCCGGGCCGGAATGGGCTGGTGCCAGGGGCGCGTCTGCGGCTTTGCCGTGTCGTGCCTGTCAGCTGGCGCAGGCGGCGTCGGGGGCGAGGCGATTCCCGCCGTCGAGGCGGCGGCCCAGTCGCTCGGGCAGTCGGCGAAGCGCCCCGTGGCGCAGCCGCTCCCGCTCAGCGCGCTACGCGACCTGCAAGACTAG
- a CDS encoding ABC transporter ATP-binding protein, which yields MSNLVLENVDLYYNRVHALRGLSLEVNEGEIVSLLGNNGAGKTSTLSMLSGLERPRNGRVTWGDKDLTKLQPWDMVEAGLLHIPEGRRIFSTMTVHENLLIGGYLVKDQKLIAERAAHAYELMPRLAERRDQQGGTLSGGEQQMLALGRALVGGPKLLLLDEPSMGLAPLIVKQVMEIIREVNKQGTTVLLVEQNAKAALKIADRAYVLESGRVTLQGPAAELAEDPRVIEAYLGA from the coding sequence ATGAGTAACCTCGTACTCGAAAACGTAGACCTCTACTACAACCGCGTGCACGCCCTTCGTGGGCTCAGCCTCGAGGTGAACGAGGGTGAGATCGTCTCGCTGCTCGGGAACAACGGCGCCGGGAAGACCTCCACGCTCTCGATGCTCTCGGGCCTCGAACGGCCGCGCAACGGGCGGGTGACCTGGGGCGACAAGGATCTCACCAAGCTCCAACCCTGGGACATGGTCGAGGCCGGCCTGCTGCACATCCCCGAGGGGCGGCGCATCTTCTCCACGATGACGGTGCACGAGAACCTCCTCATCGGCGGCTACCTCGTGAAAGACCAGAAGCTCATCGCCGAGCGCGCGGCACACGCCTACGAGCTCATGCCGCGCCTCGCCGAGCGGCGCGACCAGCAGGGCGGCACGCTCTCCGGTGGCGAGCAGCAGATGCTCGCGCTCGGGCGCGCGCTCGTCGGAGGGCCGAAGCTGCTGCTGCTCGACGAGCCCTCGATGGGGCTCGCGCCGCTCATCGTGAAGCAGGTGATGGAGATCATCCGCGAGGTGAACAAGCAGGGCACCACGGTGCTGCTCGTCGAGCAAAACGCGAAGGCCGCGCTGAAGATCGCCGACCGGGCGTACGTGCTCGAGTCCGGGCGCGTCACCCTGCAGGGACCTGCGGCGGAGCTCGCTGAGGATCCGCGCGTGATCGAAGCCTACCTGGGCGCGTAG
- a CDS encoding NAD(P)/FAD-dependent oxidoreductase, giving the protein MSERADVIIIGAGIIGAATAYFATLQGLSVTVVERGLPASGTTSRCEGNILVSDKELGPELELMRYSLDVWKGELAEFGHLWEFEAKGGIIVASRETSLASLDRVTTSQRSHGIVAEPLDIPALRELEPNVTDRALGAAFYPEDSQVQPILAASHLLRLARERGAQLVVNAPVTGLVREGDRVTGVRTPKGEFSAAHIVNTAGTWAPEIAALAGVNVPVNPRRGFVLVTEPLPPMVHHKVYAAEYIDNVGSDDAALQSSPVVEGTPAGTILIGSSRERIGFDSTVSTDALRQIAANAIELFPFLERTRILRHYHGFRPFCPDHLPVIGHDPRAPGLWHAAGHEGAGIGLSVGTGKLLGQALAGREPDMPLTEFRPERFDEPGFASHDATEVHA; this is encoded by the coding sequence GTGAGCGAACGCGCTGACGTAATCATCATTGGCGCCGGCATCATCGGCGCCGCCACCGCATACTTCGCGACGCTGCAGGGCCTGTCGGTCACGGTCGTCGAACGTGGGCTTCCCGCGAGTGGCACCACTTCCCGATGCGAGGGCAACATCCTCGTCTCCGACAAGGAGCTCGGCCCAGAGCTCGAACTCATGCGCTACTCCCTCGACGTCTGGAAGGGCGAACTCGCCGAGTTCGGGCACCTCTGGGAGTTCGAGGCCAAGGGCGGCATCATCGTTGCTTCACGTGAAACAAGTCTCGCCTCCCTTGACAGGGTCACCACCTCTCAGCGGTCGCACGGCATCGTCGCCGAGCCCCTCGACATTCCCGCACTGCGCGAGCTCGAGCCGAACGTCACCGATCGCGCCCTCGGCGCAGCCTTCTACCCGGAGGACAGCCAGGTTCAACCGATCCTCGCAGCCTCACACCTGCTGCGCCTCGCGCGCGAGCGCGGCGCGCAGCTCGTGGTGAACGCACCCGTCACCGGCCTCGTGCGTGAAGGTGATCGCGTGACCGGCGTGCGCACCCCCAAGGGTGAATTCTCCGCGGCGCATATAGTGAACACCGCCGGAACCTGGGCGCCTGAGATCGCCGCCCTCGCCGGCGTGAACGTCCCCGTGAACCCACGCCGCGGCTTCGTGCTCGTCACCGAGCCCCTGCCACCGATGGTGCACCACAAGGTTTATGCCGCAGAGTACATAGACAACGTCGGGAGCGACGACGCCGCACTCCAGTCATCGCCAGTCGTCGAAGGCACCCCCGCCGGGACGATCCTCATTGGCTCGAGCCGCGAGCGGATCGGCTTCGACAGCACCGTCAGCACCGACGCGCTCCGCCAGATTGCGGCGAACGCGATCGAGCTGTTCCCGTTCCTTGAACGCACCCGCATTCTTCGCCACTACCACGGCTTCCGCCCGTTCTGCCCCGACCACTTGCCGGTCATTGGCCACGATCCGCGGGCGCCGGGACTCTGGCATGCAGCCGGCCACGAGGGCGCGGGCATCGGCCTGTCGGTCGGTACCGGCAAGCTCCTCGGGCAGGCGCTCGCAGGCCGGGAGCCTGATATGCCGCTTACGGAATTTCGACCAGAGCGCTTCGACGAGCCTGGGTTCGCCAGCCACGACGCAACGGAGGTACACGCGTGA
- a CDS encoding ClbS/DfsB family four-helix bundle protein has translation MARPTTRTELLTAATERYDALAALIAGMSEAEREADLFYGDGFDKPEAHWERDRNLRDVLVHLTAWHGLLIDWVEANERGEAGPFLPAPYTWRDYAGMNVGFRDAHADTTTEVARAELGDSHRAVVALIERFDDDELFVKKYFPWTGTTSLGAYCVSATSSHYDWAAKKLRAARKAARGSN, from the coding sequence ATGGCACGACCCACAACCCGCACTGAACTGCTCACGGCCGCGACCGAACGGTATGACGCGCTCGCCGCGCTCATCGCGGGGATGAGTGAGGCTGAGCGCGAGGCCGACCTGTTCTATGGCGACGGGTTCGATAAGCCCGAGGCGCACTGGGAGCGCGATCGAAACCTGCGCGACGTGCTCGTGCACCTCACCGCCTGGCACGGCCTACTCATCGACTGGGTCGAGGCGAACGAGCGCGGCGAAGCGGGGCCCTTCCTCCCGGCGCCCTACACGTGGCGCGACTACGCGGGCATGAACGTGGGGTTCCGTGACGCGCACGCCGACACCACGACCGAAGTCGCTCGCGCGGAACTCGGCGACAGCCACCGCGCGGTTGTCGCGCTCATTGAACGATTCGACGACGACGAACTCTTCGTGAAGAAGTACTTCCCGTGGACTGGAACGACCTCGCTCGGCGCCTACTGTGTCTCTGCGACCTCGAGCCACTACGACTGGGCGGCGAAGAAGCTGCGTGCGGCACGGAAGGCCGCACGCGGGTCGAACTAG
- a CDS encoding ornithine cyclodeaminase family protein, which produces MPSIDFFSADEVRELLTFDTAIGALESALAAGLSPEDDGPRLFADAPDGEFLLMPAQSAKFSGVKALTIAPSNPDRGLEKIQGLYLLYSSDTLAPIAVMEGSCLTAIRTPSVTLTAIRHLARLAPEGARLGSDPRILLFGAGTQAIEHIRAALVDFPDATFEVVGRRPERVAAMIAELAADPATAHVRVAAATDDDAAVAAADIIILTTTATSPVFDGSLVADNAIVAATGTHGLDAREVDDALVGRADVAVEGRASARRENGNLATVFDDAKWESSPPANLQDLVRGNFTRTLGRPAFYTGVGMSWEDLVCASAVYTARQRP; this is translated from the coding sequence ATGCCGAGTATCGATTTCTTCTCCGCCGACGAGGTGCGCGAGCTCCTCACGTTCGACACCGCCATCGGCGCGCTCGAGTCCGCGCTTGCCGCGGGCCTCAGCCCCGAGGACGACGGGCCGCGGCTGTTCGCGGACGCACCGGACGGCGAGTTCCTACTGATGCCGGCGCAGAGCGCCAAGTTCAGCGGCGTCAAGGCGCTCACGATCGCGCCGTCGAATCCGGATCGCGGGCTCGAGAAGATCCAGGGCCTGTACCTGCTCTACTCGTCGGACACGCTCGCGCCCATCGCCGTGATGGAGGGATCGTGCCTCACCGCGATCCGCACCCCGTCCGTGACGCTCACCGCGATTCGTCATCTCGCCCGCCTCGCGCCCGAGGGGGCGCGGCTCGGCAGTGACCCGCGGATCCTGCTCTTCGGCGCGGGCACTCAGGCCATCGAGCACATTCGCGCCGCGCTCGTCGACTTCCCCGACGCAACCTTCGAGGTCGTCGGCCGCAGGCCCGAGCGCGTCGCGGCGATGATTGCCGAACTCGCCGCGGATCCGGCGACCGCGCACGTGCGCGTCGCGGCCGCGACCGACGACGACGCCGCCGTCGCAGCCGCCGACATCATCATTCTCACAACGACCGCGACGTCTCCGGTCTTCGACGGCAGTCTCGTCGCCGACAACGCGATTGTCGCCGCGACCGGCACGCACGGTCTCGACGCCCGCGAAGTCGACGACGCACTCGTGGGTCGGGCGGATGTGGCAGTGGAGGGCCGCGCGTCGGCGAGGCGCGAGAACGGCAATCTCGCGACCGTGTTCGACGACGCGAAGTGGGAATCGAGCCCACCCGCCAACCTGCAGGATCTCGTCCGCGGCAACTTCACGCGCACCCTCGGCCGCCCGGCCTTCTATACCGGCGTCGGGATGTCGTGGGAGGATCTTGTGTGCGCGAGCGCCGTCTACACGGCGCGCCAGCGCCCCTAG
- a CDS encoding proline racemase family protein, whose amino-acid sequence MRTSRVYHAVDSHTEGMPTRVITGGAPVFPGNSMAERRTWFMENNDELRQLLMFEPRGHASMSGAILQPPTRPDCDWGVLYIEVSGCLPMCGHGTIGVATVLVETGMVEVTEPVTTIRLDTPAGLVVAEVAVTDGHADSVTITNVPSYSERLDATVEVPGLGTVTYDLAFGGNFYAIVELEKLGIEFREDRSNKDELLQAGLAIMDAINDADAPVHPERPDIRDCHHVYLQAPGSTAEHSRHAMAIYPGWFDRSPCGTGTSARMAQLHARGELPLNTDFLNDSYIGSRFVGRLVEETTVAGRPAVIPKITGRAWVTGTAQYMLDPTDPFQKGFLL is encoded by the coding sequence CCGAGGGCATGCCCACCCGAGTCATCACGGGAGGGGCACCAGTCTTTCCGGGCAACTCAATGGCTGAACGCCGCACCTGGTTCATGGAGAACAACGACGAGCTCCGACAGCTGCTCATGTTCGAGCCGCGCGGCCACGCCTCGATGAGCGGCGCGATCCTGCAGCCCCCGACCCGGCCGGACTGCGACTGGGGCGTACTGTACATCGAGGTCTCGGGCTGCCTGCCGATGTGCGGACACGGCACGATCGGCGTTGCGACGGTACTTGTGGAGACCGGCATGGTCGAGGTCACTGAGCCCGTCACCACGATCCGGCTCGACACCCCCGCTGGGCTCGTCGTCGCCGAGGTCGCCGTCACGGACGGCCACGCCGACAGCGTCACCATCACGAACGTCCCCTCGTACTCGGAGCGCCTCGACGCGACCGTCGAGGTCCCTGGCCTCGGAACCGTCACCTACGACCTCGCGTTCGGCGGGAACTTCTACGCGATCGTCGAGCTCGAGAAGCTCGGCATCGAGTTCCGTGAGGATCGGTCAAACAAGGACGAGCTCTTGCAGGCCGGCCTCGCGATCATGGACGCGATCAACGATGCCGACGCGCCCGTGCACCCGGAGCGCCCCGACATCCGCGATTGCCACCACGTCTACCTGCAGGCCCCCGGCTCGACGGCCGAGCACTCGCGCCACGCGATGGCGATCTACCCGGGCTGGTTCGACCGTTCGCCCTGCGGCACCGGTACGAGCGCCCGCATGGCGCAGCTGCACGCGCGCGGTGAGCTTCCCCTCAACACTGACTTCCTCAATGACTCGTACATCGGCTCGCGCTTCGTCGGCCGACTCGTCGAGGAGACGACCGTTGCCGGCCGGCCCGCGGTGATCCCGAAGATCACCGGCCGCGCCTGGGTGACCGGCACGGCGCAATACATGCTTGACCCAACCGACCCATTCCAGAAGGGATTCCTGCTGTGA
- a CDS encoding GntR family transcriptional regulator, with protein MSTQPSPSRRLTPLKRPLNLRETVLEQLRTAIITGEIAEGSLVSAPTLGQALGVSATPVREAMMDLAREGLVETIKNKGFRITAMSDKELDDLAAIRLLLEPPSMPSAIGRISEEGFEELERLADACLTAAETEDLQGYLGFDREFHHFILSHIDNPQLTELATSLRTRTRLYGLKELASKGRLGDSAREHHTLIALLRAGDGAGAEQLMRDHIGHARRVWATGSEEHDTQDGVGS; from the coding sequence ATGTCCACTCAGCCTTCGCCCTCCCGTCGCCTCACGCCGCTGAAGCGGCCGCTCAACCTGCGCGAGACCGTGCTCGAGCAGCTGCGAACCGCCATCATCACCGGCGAGATCGCGGAGGGGTCGCTCGTCTCTGCACCGACCCTCGGGCAGGCGCTCGGCGTCTCCGCGACCCCGGTTCGCGAGGCGATGATGGACCTCGCGCGCGAGGGCCTGGTTGAGACCATTAAGAACAAGGGGTTCAGGATCACCGCGATGTCGGACAAGGAACTCGACGATCTCGCGGCGATCCGGCTGCTCCTCGAGCCCCCGTCGATGCCGTCTGCCATCGGCCGGATCTCGGAAGAGGGTTTCGAGGAGCTTGAACGGCTCGCCGACGCCTGCCTCACCGCGGCAGAGACCGAGGACCTGCAGGGCTACCTCGGATTCGATCGCGAGTTTCACCATTTCATCCTCAGCCACATCGACAACCCCCAGCTCACCGAACTCGCAACCTCGCTGCGCACGCGCACGCGGCTCTACGGCCTCAAGGAGCTCGCGAGCAAGGGACGCCTCGGCGACAGCGCCCGCGAGCACCACACGCTTATCGCGTTGCTGCGGGCTGGCGATGGCGCCGGCGCCGAGCAGCTCATGCGCGACCACATCGGTCACGCGCGACGCGTCTGGGCGACCGGGTCGGAGGAGCACGACACCCAGGACGGAGTTGGTTCGTGA